A portion of the Punica granatum isolate Tunisia-2019 chromosome 7, ASM765513v2, whole genome shotgun sequence genome contains these proteins:
- the LOC116213299 gene encoding receptor-like protein 6 — translation MSSHYSSQHHPSHIGECDALLQFSNSFIIARDASMSHCGTSNSYPKTASWKKNGTNCCSWDGVTCHMATNYVIGLDLSCSWLRGALDSNSTLFSLPNLQGLNLAGNDFLGSEISPRFGTFSGMEHLSLSSSRFSGPVPVEISHLSKLNALDLSGSVYPYKSNLTIEDDHSFKRLTSNLTQLRVLALDGVDMSRISPTSLTNLSSTLTSLSLRACNLQGIFPIDIFHLPNLRNLSLSNNNYLMGTLPQTNWTGQLISLEVSSTKFHGSIPALLGNLTSLNFLSLSLSEFTGPIPPTLGNLDRLTHLDLGGINHSGTVDFEMFEPLKNLQLLWLSRNLSVLLQNKGNCSFPSLKVLALTGCNLTEFPYFLSSSKNLVVLYLFENMIRGRIPEWFWRVRWDALTELDLSSNNLSGEIQSSICQVSSLRFLQLSNNRFDGTIPACLGNLSSLFQLALGNNLLQGPLPQSLANCTFLLDLNVSFNRMYDTFPHWLTTTMYSLNYLDLQSNKFHGVIEIPLPQLSYLSLSDNDFEGPLPTPPPTINYYFTSNNNFSGDIPHQLCNATGLEIINLSNNSLTGSIPHCFINLTASLSVLDLRANQLVGQIPEIFVPGNNLTTIHLSQNQLGGTLMRSLAHCTNLEVLDLSENELKGPFPYWLETLPNLQVLVLRSNKFHGAVDNAKGISPPFPNLRILDLSGNSFSGQLPAEYIAKLKAMKNDEISGSQYMEKKHGYYQDSIAVVMKGFEIELVKILNVFTTIDFSRNFFEGEIPEIIGDLKALKGLNFSHNNLTNNIPSSVGSLTNLEWLDLSSNKLNGEIPRDLADLSSLSYLNLSNNQLVGQIPRSTQFDTFDHSFDGNPNLCGHPLPKACGTDTQQSPPLTPPGKGDEEAKSGRWIEWRAVPMGYGCGLALGISAWYIMQETMRPRWLARMVERKIYRMTNRKKKKQKAAPRSHAVLIS, via the coding sequence ATGTCATCCCATTATTCGTCCCAACATCACCCGAGCCATATCGGTGAGTGCGATGCCCTGCTTCAGTTCAGCAACTCATTCATCATAGCAAGGGATGCCTCTATGAGCCATTGTGGCACTTCGAATTCATATCCGAAGACGGCCTCGTGGAAGAAGAACGGAACTAACTGCTGCTCATGGGATGGTGTCACATGCCACATGGCAACAAATTACGTGATTGGCCTCGACCTCAGTTGCAGTTGGCTCCGAGGAGCCCTCGACTCTAACAGCACCCTCTTCTCGCTCCCCAATCTTCAGGGGCTCAACCTAGCTGGTAATGATTTCCTGGGCTCAGAAATTTCACCCAGGTTCGGTACTTTTAGTGGAATGGAGCATCTCAGTCTCTCTTCTTCTAGATTCTCAGGGCCTGTTCCTGTAGAAATctctcacctttccaaactaAATGCACTCGATCTTTCTGGCTCTGTCTACCCCTATAAAAGTAATCTAACAATAGAAGATGATCATAGCTTCAAAAGGCTTACCAGTAATCTCACTCAGCTGAGGGTACTTGCTCTTGATGGTGTCGACATGTCTAGAATTTCTCCTACTTCCTTAACAAACCTCTCTTCCACTCTGACTTCTTTGAGTCTTCGTGCCTGCAATCTGCAAGGCATATTCCCAATTGACATCTTCCATCTCCCAAACCTTCgcaatctctctctttctaataataattatctCATGGGAACTCTTCCCCAGACGAACTGGACGGGTCAGCTCATCTCCTTGGAGGTATCATCGACAAAGTTCCACGGGTCGATTCCAGCTTTGTTGGGGAACCTGACCTCCTTGAACTTTTTGAGCCTGTCTTTAAGTGAATTTACCGGTCCCATCCCACCGACACTTGGAAACCTTGACCGCCTCACCCACTTGGACCTCGGTGGTATCAACCATAGCGGTACCGTGGACTTCGAAATGTTTGAACCCCTCAAAAATCTCCAGCTCCTTTGGCTTTCGCGGAACCTCAGCGTATTGTTGCAAAACAAAGGCAACTGTTCCTTCCCGAGTCTCAAAGTGTTGGCACTGACTGGTTGCAACTTGACTGAGTTCCCATATTTCTTGAGCTCTTCCAAAAATTTGGTAGTATTGTACCTCTTTGAGAATATGATCAGAGGACGGATTCCTGAATGGTTCTGGAGAGTAAGATGGGACGCGTTGACAGAGTTGGATCTCTCATCAAATAATCTCAGTGGAGAGATCCAGTCATCAATCTGTCAAGTAAGTTCACTAAGGTTTCTACAGCTCTCGAATAACAGATTTGACGGCACCATTCCAGCATGTTTGGGAAATTTAAGCAGCCTCTTTCAGTTGGCCTTGGGCAACAATCTATTACAAGGTCCACTGCCGCAATCTTTAGCAAATTGTACGTTCTTGCTTGACCTAAATGTTAGCTTCAACAGAATGTATGACACTTTCCCACACTGGTTAACTACTACCATGTACAGCTTGAATTATCTAGATTTGCAGTCGAACAAGTTCCACGGAGTCATTGAAATTCCCCTTCCGCAGCTTTCATACTTAAGCCTCTCCGACAATGATTTTGAAGGACCACTTCCGACTCCACCACCCACCATCAATTACTACTTCACTTCAAACAATAATTTTAGTGGAGACATTCCTCATCAGCTATGCAATGCCACTGGACTGGAGATCATCAACCTGTCGAATAATAGCTTGACCGGCTCCATTCCTCACTGTTTCATCAATCTCACTGCCTCTCTGTCAGTATTGGATCTCCGAGCAAATCAGCTTGTTGGTCAGATACCAGAGATATTTGTTCCGGGAAACAACTTGACAACAATCCATTTAAGTCAAAATCAACTCGGAGGTACATTGATGCGATCTTTGGCACATTGCACGAACTTGGAGGTTTTGGATCTGAGCGAAAATGAGTTGAAGGGCCCCTTCCCTTATTGGTTGGAAACTCTTCCGAATTTGCAAGTACTTGTTCTTAGATCCAACAAGTTTCATGGTGCAGTGGATAATGCAAAGGGAATCAGTCCTCCCTTCCCAAACTTACGCATTTTAGACCTCTCTGGCAATAGCTTTTCCGGTCAACTGCCTGCTGAATACATTGCCAAACTTAAAGCCATGAAGAATGATGAGATAAGCGGTTCACAATATATGGAGAAGAAACATGGATACTATCAAGATTCCATTGCGGTGGTCATGAAAGGGTTCGAGATTGAGCTGGTGAAAATTCTAAATGTGTTTACGACCATCGACTTCTCAAGGAACTTCTTCGAAGGAGAGATCCCTGAAATAATCGGAGATCTGAAGGCACTCAAGGGACTCAACTTTTCTCACAACAATCTGACCAACAACATCCCTTCCTCCGTAGGCAGTCTAACTAATCTTGAATGGTTGGACCTCTCCTCGAACAAACTCAACGGGGAGATCCCTAGAGATTTGGCAGATCTTTCGTCACTGTCGTACTTGAATCTCTCGAATAACCAGCTCGTGGGACAGATTCCTCGAAGCACACAATTTGACACCTTCGACCACTCCTTTGACGGGAATCCCAACCTGTGCGGGCATCCCCTGCCGAAAGCATGCGGGACTGACACACAGCAGTCACCGCCTTTAACTCCCCCAGGAAAAGGAGATGAGGAGGCTAAATCGGGACGTTGGATTGAATGGAGGGCAGTGCCAATGGGCTACGGATGCGGACTTGCACTCGGGATATCAGCGTGGTACATTATGCAGGAAACCATGAGACCAAGGTGGTTGGCAAGAATGGTTGAGAGGAAAATATACAGAATGAcaaacagaaaaaagaaaaagcaaaaagcGGCTCCTAGAAGTCATGCGGTACTTATTTCATGA